One segment of Enterobacter ludwigii DNA contains the following:
- a CDS encoding alkyl/aryl-sulfatase yields MKLNLIVRSFVLAGMIMSNSPSYAAEAPKDASAATQQANNALFNQLPFSDNTDFTNAHKGFIAPLPQDVIKGEQGNVIWDPQQYSFIKEGDKSPDSVNPSLWRQSQLINISGLFEVTEGVYQIRNLDLSNMTIIEGKEGITVVDPLVSAETAKVGMDLYYKNRGQKPVVAVIYTHSHVDHYGGVRGVVDEADVKAGKVKVYAPSGFMEAAVAENIIAGNVMSRRASYMYGNLLKPDAKGQVGAGLGTTTSAGTVTLIAPTNIIEKDGQKEVIDGLTYDFMLAPGSEAPSEMLWFIEEKKIIESAEDVTHTLHNTYSLRGAKIREPLPWSKYINQAIVRWGDKADIIMAQHHWPTWGNDNVVALLKSQRDLYRYINDQTLRMANEGLTRDEIAANFKLPDSLAHTWANRGYYGSVSHDVKATYVLYLGWFDGNPATLDELPPEEAAKKFVEYMGGAEAILNKAKTDFDQGNYRWVAQVVSKVVFADPNNQAARNLEADALEQLGYQAESGPWRNFYLTGAQELRNGVVKGPTPNTASPDTVRAMTPEMFFDYLAVHINGQKAGDAKSVFNIDLGSDGGKYKLELENGVLNHTANAEAKDADATLTLNRDTLNKIILKEVTLKQAQDSGDIKISGDSAKLDAMLGYMDKFDFWFNIVTP; encoded by the coding sequence ATGAAATTGAATCTGATTGTCAGAAGTTTCGTGCTGGCTGGAATGATCATGTCCAACAGTCCCTCTTATGCGGCGGAAGCACCAAAGGACGCGTCTGCCGCAACACAACAAGCCAACAATGCCCTTTTTAACCAGCTTCCTTTCTCCGATAACACTGATTTTACCAATGCCCATAAAGGATTTATCGCTCCACTTCCTCAGGACGTTATCAAAGGCGAACAAGGCAATGTCATCTGGGATCCCCAACAGTATTCATTTATTAAAGAAGGTGATAAATCGCCGGATTCGGTAAACCCCAGTTTATGGCGTCAATCCCAGCTGATTAATATCAGCGGTCTGTTTGAAGTTACTGAAGGGGTATATCAGATCCGCAATCTCGATCTGTCAAATATGACCATCATCGAAGGCAAAGAAGGGATTACCGTCGTTGACCCGCTGGTCTCGGCAGAAACCGCCAAAGTCGGCATGGATCTTTATTACAAAAATCGCGGCCAAAAACCGGTCGTGGCGGTGATTTATACCCACAGTCATGTTGACCACTATGGCGGTGTGCGGGGTGTGGTTGATGAAGCAGACGTGAAGGCTGGCAAGGTAAAAGTTTATGCCCCTTCCGGATTTATGGAGGCGGCGGTTGCGGAAAATATCATTGCGGGCAACGTTATGAGTCGTCGCGCCAGTTATATGTATGGCAACCTGCTGAAGCCTGATGCGAAAGGACAAGTGGGTGCGGGTCTGGGGACGACCACGTCCGCCGGTACCGTCACCCTTATCGCGCCGACCAACATCATTGAAAAAGACGGACAAAAAGAGGTCATTGACGGGCTGACCTACGATTTTATGCTGGCCCCCGGCTCTGAAGCACCTTCAGAGATGCTCTGGTTTATCGAAGAGAAAAAAATCATTGAATCCGCAGAGGATGTGACCCATACGCTGCATAACACCTACTCGCTGCGCGGCGCAAAAATCCGTGAACCGCTGCCCTGGTCAAAATATATTAATCAGGCGATTGTGCGCTGGGGCGATAAAGCCGACATCATCATGGCACAGCATCACTGGCCAACCTGGGGCAATGATAATGTCGTCGCACTGCTGAAGAGCCAGCGCGACCTCTACCGTTACATCAACGACCAGACGTTACGCATGGCGAATGAAGGCCTGACGCGTGATGAAATCGCCGCTAACTTCAAACTCCCGGATTCCCTCGCCCATACCTGGGCTAACCGCGGTTACTACGGTTCTGTCAGCCATGACGTTAAAGCCACCTATGTACTCTATCTGGGCTGGTTCGACGGTAATCCCGCCACGCTGGATGAACTGCCTCCTGAAGAGGCTGCGAAGAAATTCGTTGAGTATATGGGCGGCGCGGAGGCCATTCTCAACAAAGCGAAAACTGACTTTGATCAGGGCAACTATCGCTGGGTGGCGCAGGTCGTGAGTAAAGTGGTGTTTGCCGACCCGAACAATCAGGCCGCGCGTAATCTCGAAGCAGATGCGCTGGAACAGCTGGGTTATCAGGCGGAATCCGGCCCGTGGCGCAACTTCTACCTGACCGGCGCGCAAGAGCTGCGTAACGGCGTGGTGAAAGGCCCGACCCCGAACACCGCCAGCCCGGATACCGTGCGGGCGATGACGCCAGAGATGTTCTTCGACTACCTTGCCGTTCATATCAATGGCCAAAAAGCCGGCGATGCCAAATCGGTGTTTAACATCGATCTGGGCAGCGATGGCGGCAAATACAAACTTGAACTGGAAAACGGCGTGCTGAACCACACGGCAAATGCCGAAGCGAAAGACGCTGACGCTACGCTTACCCTGAACCGTGATACCCTGAATAAAATTATCCTGAAAGAAGTCACGCTGAAACAGGCGCAGGACAGTGGCGATATCAAGATCAGCGGTGACAGTGCCAAACTGGACGCCATGCTTGGCTATATGGATAAGTTCGATTTCTGGTTTAATATTGTGACACCGTAA
- the tynA gene encoding primary-amine oxidase — protein MGSNSSFSARRTALAMAVALCCAWQSPVFAHGSEAHMVPMDKTLQAFGADVQWDDYAQMFTLAKDGAYVKVKPGAKTAIVNGKTLTLQVPVVMKGKKAFISETFINDVFQSGLDQTFQVEKRPHPLNALTADEIKQAVEIVKGSADFKPNTRFTQIALAEPEKAKVWDFVLNGTAVDSPRQANITMLDGKHVIESLVDLKDKKILRWDAIKDAHGMVLLDDFATVQQIINESAEFAEVLKKRGITDTKKVITTPLTVGYFDGKDGLKQEDRLLKVVSYLDVGDGNYWAHPIENLVAVVDLEQKKIQKIEEGAVVPVPMTPRPYDGRDRINTPKKPLDIIEPEGKNYTITGDMIHWQNWDFHLSLDSRVGPMISTVTYNDNGKKRQIMYQGSLGGMIVPYGDPDVGWYFKAYLDSGDYGMGTLTSPLVRGKDVPSNAVMLNETIADYTGAPMEIPRAIAIFERYAGPEYKHQEMGQPNVSTERRELVVRWVSTVGNYDYIFDWVFHENGTIGIDAGATGIEAVKGVQAKTMHDPTAKDDTRYGTLIDHNIVGTTHQHIYNFRLDMDVDGINNTLVAMDPQVKPNTAGGPRTSTMQINQYAIDTEQQAAQKFDPGTIRLLSNTSKENRMGNPISYQIIPYAGGTHPVATGAKFAPDEWIYHRLSFMDKQLWVTRYHPDEMYPEGKFPNRSTHDTGLGKYSKDNESLNDQDDVVWMTTGTTHVARAEEWPIMPTEWVHTLLKPWNFFDETPTLGRKKDAQK, from the coding sequence ATGGGAAGCAATTCTTCTTTTTCTGCCCGTAGAACGGCACTGGCTATGGCCGTTGCGCTGTGTTGCGCCTGGCAATCACCTGTTTTCGCACACGGCAGTGAGGCGCATATGGTCCCGATGGACAAAACGCTGCAGGCGTTTGGCGCCGATGTGCAGTGGGATGATTACGCACAGATGTTCACCCTTGCGAAGGACGGGGCATATGTGAAGGTCAAGCCCGGCGCGAAAACCGCTATTGTGAACGGCAAAACCCTCACGCTGCAGGTGCCGGTGGTCATGAAAGGCAAAAAAGCGTTCATCTCCGAGACCTTCATCAACGACGTTTTCCAGTCGGGTCTCGACCAGACCTTCCAGGTTGAAAAACGCCCTCACCCGTTAAACGCGCTAACGGCTGACGAAATTAAGCAAGCCGTGGAGATTGTGAAAGGCTCTGCGGATTTTAAACCGAACACCCGCTTCACCCAGATAGCCCTGGCCGAACCCGAGAAAGCCAAAGTGTGGGACTTTGTGCTCAACGGCACGGCGGTGGACTCTCCCCGCCAGGCGAACATCACCATGCTGGACGGGAAACACGTTATTGAAAGTCTGGTGGACCTGAAGGATAAAAAGATCCTGCGCTGGGACGCCATTAAAGATGCCCACGGCATGGTGCTGCTGGATGATTTTGCGACCGTTCAGCAGATCATCAACGAGAGTGCAGAGTTTGCCGAGGTTCTGAAAAAGCGCGGCATTACCGATACGAAGAAAGTGATCACCACGCCACTGACCGTCGGCTATTTCGACGGCAAAGATGGCCTGAAACAGGAAGACCGGTTGCTGAAAGTGGTGAGCTATCTGGACGTGGGCGACGGCAACTACTGGGCGCACCCGATTGAGAACCTGGTGGCAGTGGTCGACCTTGAGCAGAAGAAGATTCAGAAGATTGAAGAAGGTGCCGTTGTGCCGGTGCCGATGACGCCGCGTCCGTATGATGGACGTGACCGCATCAACACGCCGAAAAAGCCGCTCGACATCATTGAGCCGGAAGGCAAAAACTACACCATCACCGGCGATATGATTCACTGGCAGAACTGGGATTTCCATCTGAGTCTGGATTCCCGCGTGGGCCCAATGATTTCTACCGTCACCTACAATGACAACGGCAAAAAACGCCAGATTATGTATCAGGGCTCCCTGGGCGGGATGATCGTCCCTTACGGTGACCCTGACGTGGGCTGGTACTTCAAAGCCTATCTGGATTCCGGCGATTACGGCATGGGCACCCTGACCTCTCCGCTGGTGCGCGGCAAAGACGTGCCGTCCAACGCCGTGATGCTCAATGAAACCATTGCCGATTATACCGGTGCGCCGATGGAGATCCCCCGCGCCATCGCCATTTTTGAACGCTACGCAGGACCGGAATATAAACACCAGGAGATGGGTCAGCCTAACGTCAGTACCGAGCGGCGCGAGCTGGTGGTTCGCTGGGTGAGCACCGTTGGCAACTACGACTACATTTTCGACTGGGTATTCCACGAAAATGGCACCATCGGGATTGATGCCGGTGCAACGGGGATTGAGGCGGTGAAAGGCGTACAGGCGAAAACGATGCATGACCCTACTGCCAAAGACGATACCCGATACGGCACATTAATTGATCACAACATCGTCGGGACCACCCACCAGCACATCTATAACTTCCGTCTCGATATGGATGTGGATGGCATCAACAACACGCTGGTGGCAATGGATCCACAGGTGAAACCGAACACCGCCGGCGGCCCGCGAACCAGCACCATGCAGATCAATCAGTACGCTATTGATACCGAGCAGCAGGCGGCGCAGAAATTTGACCCGGGCACCATTCGTCTGCTGAGCAACACCAGTAAAGAGAACCGCATGGGGAACCCAATTTCGTATCAGATAATCCCTTACGCCGGGGGGACGCACCCGGTGGCGACCGGCGCGAAGTTCGCCCCGGACGAGTGGATCTATCACCGCCTGAGCTTTATGGATAAACAGCTGTGGGTCACGCGTTACCATCCGGATGAGATGTACCCGGAGGGCAAATTCCCAAACCGCTCAACCCACGATACGGGGCTTGGCAAATACAGCAAAGATAACGAGTCGCTAAACGATCAGGATGACGTCGTCTGGATGACCACCGGCACAACCCACGTCGCGCGCGCCGAAGAGTGGCCAATCATGCCAACGGAATGGGTGCATACCCTGCTCAAACCGTGGAACTTCTTCGACGAAACGCCGACACTCGGCAGGAAAAAAGACGCGCAGAAATAA
- the paaZ gene encoding phenylacetic acid degradation bifunctional protein PaaZ, which yields MQQLASFLSGTWQSGRGRERTIHHAISGEALWSVTSEGLDMADARRYAIARGGEALRAMTFIDRAAMLKAVAKHLLSEKETFYALSAQTGATRADSWVDIEGGIGTLFTYASLGSRELPDDTLWPEDELIPLSKEGGFAARHVLTSKSGVAVHINAFNFPCWGMLEKLAPTWLAGMPAIIKPATATAQVAQAMVKAIVESGLVPDGAISLVCGGAGDLLNHLDSQDVVTFTGSASTGQSLRIHPNIVANSIPFTMEADSLNCCVLGEDVTPEQPEFALFIREVVREMTAKAGQKCTAIRRIIVPQDRMDAVSQALIARLQNVVVGDPAEDGVKMGALVNGEQRADVQEKVDLLIAAGCQVRLGGKADLQAAGAFFPPTLLFCPQPDETPAVHCTEAFGPVATLMPSRNSDHAMQLARAGGGSLAGTLVTADPAIARQFIAGAARAHGRIQILNAESARESTGHGSPLPQLVHGGPGRAGGGEELGGLRAVKHYLQRTAIQGSPTMLAAIGKQWVRGAAVHEDRVHPFRKYFEELQPGDSLLTPRRTLTEADIVNFACLSGDHFYAHMDKIGAAESIFGERVVHGYFLISAAAGLFVDAGVGPVIANYGMENLRFIEPVKPGDTIQVRLTCKRKTLKKQRTADEKPTGVVEWAVEIFNQHQQAVALYSILTLVARQHGDF from the coding sequence ATGCAGCAGTTAGCCAGCTTCTTGTCCGGCACCTGGCAGTCTGGCCGGGGCCGCGAACGTACTATCCATCACGCCATCAGTGGCGAAGCGCTGTGGTCCGTGACCAGCGAAGGGCTGGACATGGCGGATGCACGTCGCTATGCGATCGCGCGTGGCGGCGAAGCCCTGCGCGCCATGACCTTTATCGACCGTGCCGCCATGCTGAAGGCGGTGGCGAAACATCTGCTTAGTGAGAAAGAGACGTTCTATGCCCTGTCTGCCCAGACCGGGGCGACCCGAGCGGATAGCTGGGTGGATATTGAGGGTGGGATCGGGACGCTGTTCACCTATGCCAGCCTCGGGAGCCGCGAGCTGCCTGATGACACACTCTGGCCGGAAGATGAGCTGATCCCGTTGTCGAAGGAAGGCGGCTTTGCTGCGCGTCACGTACTGACGTCAAAATCGGGCGTGGCGGTCCATATCAACGCCTTTAATTTCCCGTGCTGGGGAATGCTGGAAAAACTGGCGCCCACCTGGCTTGCGGGGATGCCTGCCATTATCAAACCCGCCACCGCCACCGCGCAGGTCGCGCAGGCGATGGTGAAAGCGATTGTGGAGAGCGGTCTGGTGCCGGACGGTGCTATCAGCCTTGTCTGCGGCGGCGCGGGCGATCTGCTGAATCATCTCGACAGCCAGGATGTGGTGACCTTTACCGGCTCCGCCAGCACCGGCCAGAGCCTGCGCATTCACCCGAATATCGTGGCTAACTCCATTCCCTTTACCATGGAAGCCGACTCCCTCAACTGCTGCGTTCTGGGTGAGGATGTGACGCCGGAACAGCCAGAATTCGCGCTGTTTATTCGCGAAGTAGTACGCGAAATGACCGCCAAGGCAGGGCAAAAATGTACCGCCATCCGCCGCATAATTGTGCCTCAGGATCGGATGGATGCCGTCAGCCAGGCGCTGATCGCGCGGCTGCAAAACGTGGTCGTCGGCGACCCGGCAGAGGACGGGGTGAAGATGGGCGCGCTGGTGAACGGCGAGCAACGCGCGGACGTGCAGGAGAAAGTCGATCTGTTGATTGCGGCGGGTTGCCAGGTCAGACTCGGCGGAAAAGCCGATCTGCAGGCTGCGGGGGCATTCTTCCCGCCGACGCTGCTTTTCTGCCCACAGCCAGATGAAACCCCCGCCGTGCATTGCACCGAAGCCTTCGGGCCGGTCGCCACGCTGATGCCCTCCCGCAATTCAGACCACGCGATGCAGCTGGCCCGGGCGGGTGGCGGGAGTCTGGCCGGTACGCTGGTCACCGCCGACCCGGCTATCGCCCGCCAGTTTATTGCCGGCGCGGCGCGGGCGCACGGACGAATTCAGATCCTTAACGCCGAATCCGCCAGGGAGTCCACCGGACACGGCTCTCCGCTGCCGCAGCTGGTGCACGGCGGTCCTGGCCGCGCAGGTGGCGGTGAAGAGCTGGGAGGACTGCGTGCGGTGAAGCACTATCTGCAGCGCACCGCCATTCAGGGCAGCCCGACCATGCTTGCCGCCATCGGCAAACAGTGGGTACGGGGTGCTGCGGTTCATGAAGATCGCGTTCATCCGTTCCGGAAATACTTTGAAGAACTGCAGCCGGGCGACAGCCTGCTGACCCCGCGCCGCACCCTGACGGAAGCCGATATCGTTAACTTTGCCTGCCTGAGCGGCGATCACTTCTACGCCCATATGGACAAAATCGGCGCGGCAGAATCCATCTTTGGCGAACGGGTGGTACACGGTTACTTCCTGATCTCTGCCGCGGCGGGTCTGTTTGTTGATGCCGGCGTTGGGCCGGTGATTGCCAACTACGGCATGGAAAACCTGCGCTTTATCGAACCGGTTAAGCCGGGCGATACCATTCAGGTGCGCCTCACCTGTAAACGTAAAACGCTCAAGAAACAACGGACCGCCGATGAGAAGCCAACCGGCGTGGTCGAATGGGCCGTTGAGATCTTTAACCAGCACCAGCAGGCGGTCGCGCTCTACTCCATCCTGACGCTGGTGGCGCGCCAGCACGGCGACTTCTGA
- the paaA gene encoding 1,2-phenylacetyl-CoA epoxidase subunit PaaA, which produces MTQEQRFEQRIAQETAIEPQDWMPDAYRKTLIRQIGQHAHSEIVGMLPEGNWITRAPTLRRKAILLAKVQDEAGHGLYLYSAAETLGCAREDIYQKMLDGKMKYSSIFNYPTLSWADIGVIGWLVDGAAIVNQVALCRTSYGPYARAMVKICKEESFHQRQGFEACMALAQGSDAQRQMLQDAINRFWWPALMMFGPNDDNSPNSARSLAWKIKRFGNDELRQRFVDNTVPQVEMLGMTVPDPDLRFDEESGHYRFGEIDWHEFDEVINGRGICNHERLAAKRKAWEDGAWVREAALAHAEKQHARKVA; this is translated from the coding sequence GTGACGCAAGAACAACGCTTTGAGCAGCGCATAGCGCAGGAGACGGCGATTGAGCCTCAGGACTGGATGCCTGATGCCTATCGTAAGACGTTGATCCGCCAGATTGGTCAGCACGCGCACTCCGAAATTGTCGGCATGTTGCCGGAAGGAAACTGGATCACCCGCGCGCCGACGCTGCGCCGCAAAGCGATCCTGCTGGCGAAAGTGCAGGACGAAGCCGGGCACGGTTTGTACCTCTACAGCGCGGCCGAGACGCTGGGCTGCGCGCGGGAAGACATCTACCAGAAGATGCTCGACGGCAAGATGAAATACTCCTCCATCTTCAACTACCCGACCCTGAGCTGGGCGGATATCGGGGTGATCGGCTGGCTGGTGGACGGTGCGGCGATTGTCAACCAGGTGGCGCTGTGCCGCACCTCATATGGCCCCTATGCCCGCGCGATGGTGAAAATCTGTAAAGAAGAGAGTTTCCACCAGCGTCAGGGCTTTGAAGCCTGTATGGCGCTTGCGCAGGGGAGTGACGCCCAACGCCAGATGCTGCAGGACGCCATTAACCGCTTCTGGTGGCCCGCTCTGATGATGTTCGGCCCAAACGATGACAACTCGCCGAACAGCGCCCGCAGCCTCGCCTGGAAAATCAAACGCTTCGGCAATGACGAACTTCGCCAGCGCTTTGTCGACAACACGGTTCCGCAGGTAGAAATGCTGGGTATGACGGTTCCGGATCCTGACCTGCGTTTTGACGAAGAGAGCGGTCACTACCGCTTTGGCGAGATCGACTGGCACGAGTTTGATGAGGTCATTAACGGGCGCGGCATCTGTAACCACGAACGTCTGGCTGCCAAACGTAAAGCCTGGGAAGACGGGGCGTGGGTGCGTGAAGCCGCACTGGCGCACGCGGAAAAACAACACGCCCGCAAAGTGGCTTAA
- the paaB gene encoding 1,2-phenylacetyl-CoA epoxidase subunit PaaB, protein MSNVYWPLYEVFVRSKQGLSHRHVGSLHAADDRMALENARDAYTRRSEGCSIWVVKASEIVASQPEESGEFFDPAESKVYRHPTFYTIPDGIEHM, encoded by the coding sequence ATGAGCAATGTCTACTGGCCGCTGTACGAAGTGTTCGTACGCAGCAAACAAGGGTTGTCCCACCGCCATGTGGGAAGTCTTCATGCCGCCGACGATCGCATGGCGCTGGAAAATGCGCGTGATGCCTATACCCGTCGCAGTGAAGGCTGCTCTATCTGGGTGGTGAAGGCGAGCGAGATTGTCGCCTCTCAGCCGGAAGAGAGCGGCGAGTTCTTCGACCCGGCGGAAAGTAAGGTTTACCGCCATCCTACGTTTTACACCATCCCTGATGGCATCGAGCACATGTGA
- the paaC gene encoding 1,2-phenylacetyl-CoA epoxidase subunit PaaC — MKTLSAYALRLGDNGLVLSQRLGAWCGHAPELEIDLALANIGLDLLGQARNFLTYAAELEGQGDEDTLAFGRDERQFHNVLLVEQPNGSFADTLARQYFMDAWNVALYERLTHSSDSQLAAIAAKAIKEARYHLRFSRGWLVRLGDGTETSSQRMQQAVDTLWRFTAELFEADDVELALIASGVAVDPRELRQPWEQEVFSGLQEATLSVPSEVAYRTGGKRGLHTEHLGPMLAEMQYLQRAHPGQQW; from the coding sequence ATGAAAACATTATCCGCATATGCCCTGCGTCTGGGCGACAACGGTCTGGTGCTCTCCCAGCGTCTGGGCGCCTGGTGTGGTCACGCGCCGGAGCTGGAAATCGATCTCGCGCTCGCCAACATCGGCCTCGACTTGCTGGGGCAGGCGCGCAATTTCCTGACCTATGCCGCAGAGCTGGAAGGTCAGGGCGATGAAGACACCCTGGCGTTTGGGCGTGATGAACGCCAGTTTCACAACGTGTTGCTGGTGGAACAGCCTAACGGCAGTTTCGCCGACACGCTCGCGCGCCAGTACTTTATGGATGCCTGGAACGTAGCGCTGTATGAACGCCTGACTCACAGCAGCGACAGCCAGCTTGCCGCCATCGCCGCGAAAGCCATTAAAGAGGCGCGCTACCACCTGCGCTTCAGTCGTGGCTGGCTGGTGCGTCTGGGGGACGGAACGGAAACATCTTCACAGCGTATGCAGCAGGCGGTCGACACCCTGTGGCGGTTTACGGCCGAGCTGTTTGAAGCCGATGACGTCGAGCTGGCGTTGATTGCCTCCGGCGTCGCGGTTGATCCGCGCGAGCTTCGTCAGCCATGGGAGCAGGAAGTGTTTTCCGGTTTGCAGGAGGCCACCCTGAGCGTGCCGTCGGAAGTGGCGTATCGCACGGGGGGCAAGCGCGGGCTGCATACCGAACATCTCGGCCCAATGCTCGCAGAAATGCAGTATCTCCAGCGTGCCCATCCGGGTCAGCAGTGGTAA
- the paaD gene encoding 1,2-phenylacetyl-CoA epoxidase subunit PaaD: protein MQRFAGIAPAEIPQIWSLLSQIPDPEVPVLTITDLGMVRSVSAQGEGWVIGFTPTYSGCPATEHLLGAIREAMTAHGFTPVHIVLQLEPAWTTDWMTADARERLRAYGISPPVGHSCHAHAPVEVSCPRCASTHTSLISEFGSTACKALYRCNDCREPFDYFKCI from the coding sequence ATGCAGCGTTTTGCCGGGATTGCACCCGCGGAGATCCCTCAAATCTGGTCGCTGTTAAGCCAGATCCCGGACCCGGAAGTGCCGGTGTTAACCATCACCGATTTAGGCATGGTGCGTAGCGTATCGGCGCAGGGCGAAGGCTGGGTCATTGGCTTTACGCCAACCTATTCAGGCTGCCCGGCGACGGAACATTTGCTTGGCGCGATTCGCGAGGCGATGACCGCACACGGCTTTACGCCAGTGCATATTGTGCTTCAGCTCGAACCGGCCTGGACCACCGACTGGATGACGGCGGATGCGCGTGAACGCCTGCGCGCATATGGCATCAGCCCACCGGTGGGCCACAGCTGCCACGCGCATGCCCCGGTCGAGGTGAGTTGCCCACGCTGTGCCAGCACACATACCTCGCTTATCAGTGAATTTGGTTCGACGGCCTGCAAAGCGCTTTATCGCTGCAACGACTGCCGTGAGCCTTTCGACTATTTCAAATGTATTTGA
- the paaE gene encoding 1,2-phenylacetyl-CoA epoxidase subunit PaaE, with protein MTTFHSLTVAKVEPETRDAVTITFAVPQALQDAYRFRPGQHLTLKAKLGEDELRRCYSICRSTAPGEISVAVKAIEGGRFSRYARDEIKQGMALEVMVPQGQFGYQPRADREGHYLAIAAGSGITPMLAILSATLATEPNSHFTLIYGNRSSQSMMFREALADLKDKYPQRLQLVAIFSQEVLDSDLLHGRIDSEKLQALAKTLINFRQYDEAFICGPSAMMDDAEAALKALGMPEKSIHLERFNTPGSTVKRTVSVQAEGQKVTVRQDGRDREITLTANDESILDAALRQGADLPYACKGGVCATCKCKVLRGKVDMATNYSLEPDELAAGYVLSCQSLPLTADVIVDFDSRGMA; from the coding sequence ATGACAACGTTTCATTCATTAACAGTGGCAAAAGTGGAACCCGAAACCCGCGACGCGGTGACCATCACTTTCGCGGTACCGCAGGCGTTGCAGGACGCCTATCGCTTTCGTCCCGGACAACACCTGACCCTGAAAGCGAAGCTGGGTGAGGATGAGCTGCGTCGCTGCTACTCTATCTGCCGCAGTACCGCGCCGGGTGAGATCAGCGTAGCGGTGAAAGCCATCGAGGGCGGACGTTTTTCCCGCTATGCCCGGGATGAGATCAAACAGGGCATGGCGCTGGAGGTCATGGTGCCGCAGGGCCAGTTTGGTTACCAGCCGCGCGCCGACCGGGAAGGGCACTATCTGGCCATTGCCGCGGGTTCAGGCATTACCCCAATGCTGGCCATCTTGTCCGCCACGCTCGCCACCGAGCCGAACAGTCATTTCACCCTGATCTACGGCAACCGCAGCAGCCAGAGCATGATGTTTCGCGAGGCGCTTGCCGATCTGAAAGACAAATACCCGCAGCGTCTGCAGCTGGTCGCCATCTTCAGCCAGGAGGTGCTCGACAGCGATCTGCTGCATGGACGTATCGACAGTGAGAAGCTGCAGGCGCTGGCGAAAACCCTGATCAACTTCCGCCAGTACGACGAAGCCTTTATTTGTGGCCCGTCCGCCATGATGGACGACGCGGAAGCGGCGCTGAAAGCGCTGGGGATGCCAGAGAAATCGATCCACCTTGAGCGTTTTAATACGCCAGGCTCGACCGTCAAACGCACGGTCAGCGTGCAGGCTGAAGGGCAGAAAGTCACCGTGCGTCAGGACGGTCGCGACCGGGAAATTACCCTCACGGCAAACGATGAAAGCATTCTTGATGCCGCCCTGCGTCAGGGCGCCGACCTGCCGTATGCCTGCAAGGGCGGCGTATGCGCGACCTGCAAATGCAAAGTGCTGCGTGGCAAAGTTGATATGGCGACGAACTACAGCCTTGAGCCGGACGAACTGGCGGCCGGGTATGTGCTGAGCTGTCAGTCGCTGCCGTTAACCGCTGACGTGATCGTCGATTTTGACTCCAGGGGGATGGCATGA
- the paaF gene encoding 2,3-dehydroadipyl-CoA hydratase PaaF, whose protein sequence is MSELMVTRHGRVLQLTLNRPAARNALNNALLEQIADALDAAAADRDLSVCVIYGNARCFAAGADLNEMAEKDLPATLNDIRPQLWARINAFNKPLIAAVNGFALGAGCELALLCDVVIAGDNARFGLPEITLGIMPGAGGTQRLIRSVGKSLASKMVLTGESITAQQAQRAGLVSDVFPASLTLEYALKQAALMARHSPLALQAAKQALRQSQEVSLQAGLVQERQLFTLLSATEDRREGIDAFLQKRTPDFKGR, encoded by the coding sequence ATGAGCGAACTGATGGTCACCCGTCATGGTCGTGTCCTGCAGCTGACGCTTAACCGTCCGGCGGCACGCAACGCGCTGAATAACGCCCTGTTAGAGCAGATTGCTGACGCGCTCGACGCCGCTGCGGCCGATCGCGATCTCTCCGTTTGCGTGATTTACGGCAACGCACGCTGCTTTGCTGCCGGCGCAGATCTCAACGAAATGGCGGAGAAAGACCTGCCTGCCACCCTGAACGATATCCGTCCCCAGCTGTGGGCCCGGATCAACGCCTTCAACAAACCCCTGATTGCCGCCGTCAACGGCTTCGCGCTGGGCGCGGGCTGCGAGCTTGCGCTGCTGTGCGACGTGGTGATTGCCGGGGATAACGCCCGTTTTGGTCTGCCGGAAATTACGCTCGGGATCATGCCCGGGGCGGGCGGTACGCAGCGCCTGATTCGTAGCGTGGGCAAATCGCTGGCCAGCAAAATGGTGCTGACCGGGGAGAGCATTACCGCGCAGCAGGCGCAGCGCGCCGGGCTGGTCAGCGATGTGTTCCCGGCTTCATTGACGCTGGAATATGCCCTGAAACAGGCGGCGCTGATGGCTCGACACTCACCGCTGGCGCTCCAGGCGGCAAAGCAGGCGCTGCGCCAGTCTCAGGAGGTTTCCCTGCAGGCCGGACTGGTCCAGGAGCGACAGCTGTTTACGCTGCTTTCAGCGACCGAAGACCGGCGAGAAGGCATCGACGCATTCTTACAGAAACGTACCCCCGACTTTAAAGGACGCTAA